The genome window AGCCGAGCTCCCGGTTGTCCGACTGTGCGCCGTTGCTCGCGACGGTCGGCACGAACGTCTTGTCGGCGTGCAACTTCAACTCGACTTGCTCAGCCTGTCCGAACTGCGCTGCGGTGATGGCGATCTGCCTCAACTCCCGGTTCGGTGCCAGCGTGAAGGCCGAGATCAGTTGGTCGCCGACGCTCACCGTCACGGCCTGGGGCTCTGCCAGCAGTTTGGGCTGGCCGCCGAGTTCCAGGAAGAAGATCGAGTCCTTCTTGGGGTTCTTGAAGCTGATCGTCGAATCCTTCTTCGTCCAGTGCCACTCGTTGCCCGGATTGTCCGGCGCCGTTTCCGTCAGGTGCCAGCCGTCCTTGAACGTCAGATAGAGGTTCTCGGTCTGGGGCAGGACCTGAATCTTCATCATCCGATATGCGTGCTGCCCCTTGTCGGCGGCCGCCAGTACCAAACGCTTGCCGCCCTTGTTGTACAGACCAATGTCGATCGTGGCCTCGCCGACATACGGGTAGACGGGAACGAACAGCAGCCGGTTGTATTTAATCGTCTGACCTGGCTTCCACTGCGTGGTCGGCGTCGGGGGAAAATGGTCGTCGGTCCACATCATCTCGTCGTCCGCATCGACGAAGTGGACGAAGACGCGGTAGTCCTCGGTGAAGGCCGGGGCGTTCTGCGCCACCTTGAATTCGTAGGTGATGTTGAGCGGGCTGCCGAGCGGCACGCGGAGATGGTCGAGTGCCAGTGTGGGCGTTGCAACGGGCGGTTCGTTGGCTGACTTGCGGCAGCCGACCGCGACCACGGTCAACGCGATGAGAAACCAGGCGAACACGCGACTCTTCATGGCAACTCCGCTAGATTGCTGTCGGACCGAGAACCTGTGGCGTCGAATAGACGAAGGCAATTCATGGTAGCCCAGGAGTGGAACTGGAGGCAAACCGAGCTTTACCATTGAGGTGGAAGGACTTGCAGTCGCGGAATGATTGACCAGCGCTGCGGCCGCATGGTATGGTTCGGTCGCATTGTCACTGCCGCGTTCACGGTGCCCGCCCCCCGGCGCCGCGCGGTGTCTCCTTGCCCGACCCGAAATCTGCGGCGCGTGTTCAGGCGTCGTCCCGAATTTTCGTCCGATCCCAGCGGGTCGGGCCTGCCGGGGAGTTCTCAATGGTCTTGCGTGACGCGCGGCCGGTATTTGCAGTGGCCGTGCTTGCCACGACGATCGCAGGGTGTTCGACGCGGTCGCACGCGCGTCTGCCGGTGGTTGCGCCCCCGCCGGTCGTGGCGCAGCGGGCGCAGCCCACTCCGCCACTCGCAGCGCCCGCCGACCCGATCGCGACGCTCATCCAGTCCTCACAACGGCACTTCGAGGCGGGACAGCAGGAACTGTCCATCGGCCACCTGGATCGGGCCAAGCAGGAATTCAACCAGGCGGTCGACGTGCTGCTGCAGTCACCCTATGGCGCGCGGTACGACGCCCGACTCCGGGAGCACTTCGATCGCCTCGTGGATCGGATCAGCGCGTACGAGGTCGTCGCCCTCGCCGAGGGCGACGGGTTCACCGAGAAACGGTACGAGCCGGCCCCGATCGACACGCTCCTCGATCTGTCGACGACGCCACCGTCATCGCCGTCGGATGCGTTGAAGCAGGCCGTCGCGTCGGACCTGCGGAGCACGACGCACGACATCGCCATTCCGCTGAACGCCCGGGTGTTGGAGTACATCGAGTTGTTCCAGGGGCGTCTGCGGGAATGGTTCGGGACCGGCCTCCGACGTGGCGCCCGCTATCTCCCGATGATCCAGCAGGTGTTCAGAGCGGAAGGCCTTCCGCTCGATCTCGCCTACGTCCCCCTCATCGAAAGCGCCTTCAATCCGAACGCCGTGTCGCGCGCGAAAGCCAAGGGCGTATGGCAGTTCATGGCCGGAACCGCCCTCGAGCACGGGCTCAAGCGCGACTGGTACGTGGATGAACGCTCGGATCCCGAAAAAGCCACACGCGCCGCCGCCCGGTACCTGGAAACCCTGGCGACCCTCTTCGACGGCGACTGGCACCTGGCGCTCGCCTCCTACAACGGCGGACCGGGCCTCGTGCAGCGTGCCGTCAAGCGAACCGGGCTGGTCGATTTCTGGTCGCTGTCTCAGATGCCAAAGGCGCTGCCGCGGGAGACGCGAGAGTACGTCCCGATGATCCTCGCAGCGGTCGTCATCGCACGCAATCCCGCCCAATACGGTTTCGACCTGGTCCCGAGTGCGCCTGTCGAGTACGACAAGGTGAAGGTGCCGCGCCCCGTGGACTTGCGCCGAATTGCCGAGTGGGCAGGGGTCAACGTGTCGGATATCCAGGAACTCAACCCGGAACTCCGACGCTGGACGACGCCGGTGCGCTATCCGGACTACGAGGTCAAGGTCCCCCGGGGGACGGCCGGGACCGTCGAGGAACGGCTGGCGGAGCTTGCGCCGACCGATCTCGCCGCATTGAAGCGGTACACCGTGAAGAAGGGCGAGACACTGGTTTCGATCGCCAACAAGCTCCGTGTCAGCCGCGTCGATCTGGCCGACGCAAACTACCTGTCGACCAAGGCCCGGGTCTCCCCAGGTCAGAACCTGATCATTCCGGTCGAACCCACGCTGCTCCTGGCCGGTCGGCCGGATCGTCCGGCCCCGCTCGCAGAGTCGCGCCCGGCGGCCTCTTCGGAGAGACTGGTCCTGCAGACGCCGTCAGGCGATCTGTCCGAGCGCGTCAGACTGGTCTACCGGGTGAAGTCCGGCGACACGTTGTACTCGGTGGCGCGCGTCTACCAGACGAGCGTGGCCTCGCTCAAGCAGTGGAACAGCCTGCGAGACGACCGGCTCGTCCCGGGCGCTCGCCTGACAATCTTCGCGTCACGCGGCTACCAGGCGCAGCATCACTGAGGGCCTGCTGAACCGAGGCGACCGGGCGGCAGGAACTGCCAGCTTCCACGGCCCGGAGCCGTGCACTCTCCGCCACGCGTTCGGGTCATGAGGCGCCAACCCCTCTCTTTTCTGAGGATCTCGCACGGTTCGAGGCCGGGCCGCGGCTTGCATCGGCTTGCCGCGTGCTCGCCTGCCTGCGCACCGCGGCGGTCTTCGGCGTAGACGCCTATCCCGTGCACGTGGAGGTGGACGTCACGTTCGGCCTGCCCTCGTTCACGATGGTCGGTCTCCCCGACCCGAGCGTCCGCGAGAGCCGCGACCGCGTGCGCAGTGCCATTCGGAACTCCGGATTCGAGTTTCCGCCGCACCGGATCACGGTCAACCTGGCCCCGGCCGACGTCCGCAAGGCCGGCTCGTCGTTCGACCTCCCGATCGCCCTGGGTGTACTGGCCGCGAGCGGCGTGGTCGAACGGCGCCGTGTCGACGATATCGTCCTGCTCGGTGAACTCTCGCTCGATGGGGGCATCCAGGCAACGCGCGGTGTGCTCCCGATCGCGGCGGCCGCGCGGCGCGAGGGTCTGAGCGCCATCCTGCTCCCGTCGGGCAACGCCCAGGAAGCGGCCATCGTCCAGCCGTTGCAGGTCATGCCGGTGGACTCGCTGGCGCAGGCCGTGGAGGCGCTGAACGCCCCGGCGGCCTGGCCCGGACCGCCCTCGACGGTATCGAACGCTCCCGAGGCGCGCGCCGACGCGGTCGATTTCGCCGAGGTGCGCGGGCAGGCGTTGGCCCGCCGGGCGCTCGAAGTGGCGGCGGCCGGGGGCCACAACGTGTTGCTCATCGGTCCGCCGGGCGCCGGCAAGACGATGATGGCGAGACGCGTGCCGGGCATCCTGCCGCCGTTGTCGTTCGACGAGGCGATTGAGTCCACATCCATCCACTCCGTGTGCGGGCTGCTGCCTCCGGGCGCCGGCCTCCTGATCGAACGTCCGTTCCGCGCGCCGCACCACACGATCTCCGACATCGCGCTCGTCGGCGGCGGGTCGCTGCCCCGCCCGGGCGAGATCAGTCTCGCGCACAACGGCGTGCTGTTCCTCGACGAACTGCCGGAGTTCGACCGCCGGGTCCTGGAGGTCCTGCGCCAGCCGCTCGAGGAAGGCCGGATCGCCGTGGCGCGCGCGGCGCGGACCGCGGTCTTCCCTGCCAGGTTCATGCTGATCGCGGCGATGAACCCCTGTCCCTGCGGGTTTCTCGGCGACCAGACACGCGTCTGCCGGTGCACACCGAACGAGATCCAGCGCTACCGCAGCCGCCTGTCGGGTCCGCTGCTCGATCGCCTCGATCTCGTCGTGGAGGTTCCCGCCGTGCCGGCGACCGCGCTCGGAGAGGAGGCCGGCGCCGAGTTGTCTGCCGCGATTCGGGCGCGGGTGCTCGACGCGCGGGCGCGACAGGAGGCGCGGAACCTCGTCGCTGGCGTCCGCGTGAACGCGGCTCTCCAGGGCCGCTGGGTGTTGAGACAGTGTCGGCCGGAGCCGGCCGCGCGCCGCCTGATCGAGCGCGCCGTGCAGCACCTCGGTCTCAGCGCGCGGGGCTACACGCGGGTGCTCAAGGTGGCCAGGACGATTGCCGACCTCGCCGGCGCGGACACGGTTGCCGCCCAACATGTCGGTGAAGCGCTGCAGTACCGCACGCAGGAGCCTGATGGACAGGGCCGCCCGTCTTCGAGGTGAACGCCGCGGCGAGGCCACGCGCCACGCCACGCCAAGAGACACCGCCTGCGTCGATATCCTGTGCCTGCACCGCGCGATGCTGACCATCGATCGCTCCTATTGACATCACACAGGAGCGATGATAGCTTCTGTGCAATGACCATAGGAGTACCGGAGTCCAAGAAGTCCGACGTCCTCCAGGGCACCCTCGATCTCATGGTCCTCAAGACCCTCGAGGCCCTGGGACCGCTGCACGGGTACGGTCTCGCCCGCCGGCTCGAGCAACTGAGTCGCGACGTCCTCCGCCTGAACGAGGGCACCGTCTACACCTCCCTGCTCCGTCTCCAACAGCAGGGCTGGATCGCCTCCGCGTGGGGCGTCTCCGAGAACAACCGGAAGGCGCGCTTCTACTCCATCACGAGGCGGGGTCGAAAGCAGCTCGTCACCGAAACGGAGAACTGGGAGCGGATTTCCGGTGTCATCACCCGCCTGCTGCAGCTGGCACCCGGCGGTGACTTCTGATCGCGCGCTTCTCGGCATTCCTGGCCAGAGTGCGAGGTCTCTTCGAGGGCGGCCAAGCGGATCGCGAATTCGACCAGGAAGTCGAGGCCCACATCGGTCTGCTCGCCGAGAGATTCGTGCGTGAGGGCATGACGCCGGACGAGGGGCGGCACGCGGCGGTCCGCCAGTTCGGCAACGTGACGTTCCTGAAGGAGACGCGTGCCGAACTGCGGAGCTTCGCCCCGCTGCAGGCGCTCGGCCAGGACCTCCGATACGGAGCGCGCCTGCTCCGCAGGAGCCCAGGATGGACCGTCGTCGCCGTGATGACGCTGGCGATTGGCATCGCCGCGAATGCCACGATCTTCAGCCTCGTCCAGGCTGTGCTCCTCGAACCCCTGCCCTATCCGGACTCCGATCGCCTCGTGGTCCCGTGCACGGTGTTCAAGCGGCTCGGAACGGACCGCGGCAGCGTGGCCTATGCGGACATCATGGACTGGAGGGCCGAGCGCGGCCTGCTCGACATCGTGGCGGCCTACAACCCCAGCCGAGCGGACATTACGGAGGGGGCGGAGCCAGAGCGCGTTCCTGCCCTCCGCGCCGACGACGTGTATTTCCGCGTGATGGGCATGACGCCGCTGCTCGGCCGGTTTTTCACGCCCGAGGAAAACCTCCCGAACGGACCACGCGTCATGATTCTGTCTCACAAGCTATGGACGCGCCGGTTTGGCGCCGACCCGGGTGTGATCGGCCGCCTCGTCGAGATCTTCGGCGTCCCAACCACCGTCGTCGGCGTGGCGCGGCCCGATGGAATCTGGCCGGCCGACGCCGAACTGGTCCGCCCGCTCGGCACGGGGGGGCAGCCCGACGCCGACATGCTGCGCCGGGACAATCACGTGTACCGCGCGCTGGCGCGTCTCAAGCCCGGAGTGACGATCGAACAGGCGCAGGCGAAGCTGACCGTCGTGGCCGCGGTGATCGCCAAGCGCGAGACCAACCGCGCCGAGACGAGCTGGAAGCTCCACTCGATGGACAGCTACATCGTCGGCCCGTCGGCCCGACGGACGCTGTGGGTGCTGCTTGGCGCGGCGCTGCTGGTGCTCCTCATCGCCTGCGTCAACGTGGCCAACCTGCTGCTCGCCCGGGGCATCGCCCGGGAGCGCGAGATCGCCGTTCGCGCGGCACTTGGCGCCGGTCGCCGGCGAATCGCCGTCCAGTTCCTCGCTGAAAGCGCGCTGCTCTCGGCAACCGGAGGGGTGGCCGGTGTCGTCCTCGCCTACTGGGGGCTGAGGGCGCTGATCCTCGCCGCGCCGCGAGACATCCCGGGCATCGAGCAGGCTCACGTCGATGCGCGGGTGCTCGTGTTCTCGGTCGGCTTGTGCCTGGCGACCACCGTGCTGGCGGGCCTGGCGCCCGCGCTCCGCGCCGCGCGGATCTCTCCCGCACGGTCCTTCCACGAGGCCGGACGCACGGTCTCCGGGACTCTGCGTGGCGGCCGACTGCGCAGCGTGCTCGTCGTGTGTGAACTGGCGCTCGCGATCGTGCTCCTCACCGGCGCCGCGCTCCTGGTCCGCAGCGTCGGCCGAATCACGACCATCGATCCGGGCGTCTCTCCAGAAGACGTCTTGACCGTCGAGATCACGCTGCCGACGGCGCGCTACGCGAATGACCCGCAGATCGCCGACGCATTCGACCGCATCACGGCGGCCGTCCGGCGCGTGCCCGGCGTCGTCACGGCCTCGGCCGCCAGCTCGCTGCCGATCGGCGGCGGCGGCTTCTACCTCGGTCGTGTCTTTCTCGAGGAGGGACAGCCAGCCCCGCCCGCGTCCACCGACACCGAGGCGGCCTGGAGCGTCGTCCAGCCAGGCTATTTCGGAGCCATGAAGATCCCGATCCTCGAGGGGCGCGCGTTCACGTCCCACGACGCGGCAACCTCCGCACCGGTCATCATCGTCAGCCAGGCGATGGCCAGGAAGATGTTTCCAAACCGGAGTCCGATCGGCCAGCGTATCCGATCGTGGCGAGACGAGAACCTCTACCGCGAGATCGTCGGCGTGGCGGGTGACGTTCGATACTACAGCCTCGCGGGCGACGTCCCGCACAACGTCTACGTCCCGCACACCCAGAATTCCTGGAACGGGCTCTCACTGGTAATCCGAACACGCGTCGATCCCCTCAGCGCACTGGCGTCGGTTCGCAGCGCGGTCTGGTCCGTCGACAAGAAACTTGCCCTGGCCAACGTCCAGACCATGCAGCAGATCATGGACAAGGACATGGCGGAACCCAGGCTGAGCATGTTCCTCCTGGTCCTCTTCGGCCTGACGGCGCTCGCGCTCTCCGCCATCGGCGTCTACGGCATCGTGGCCTACGCCGTCACCGAACGGACCCGCGAAATCGGCATCCGGATGGCGCTCGGCGCGGCCAGGCTCCAGGTGGTGGCCATGCTCGTCTGGCGGGCGCTGAGGCTCGCGGCGGCCGGACTGTTGTTCGGTCTGGCCGCGGCGCTCGCACTCACGCGGACGATCGAATCGCTGCTCTTCGAGGTGAAGGCGACCGATCCCGCGGCGTTCGGCGCGGCGGCCATGCTCCTGGTCGGGATCGCCGTGACCGCGGCCTGCATCCCCGCTTACCGGGCGTCCCGGGTCGATCCGGTGGCGACGCTGCGATCTGAATGACCGGGAATCGGCTGCCGCATGGTTGAGTCCGCTCGCTCGGCGTCAGCCGCTTTGCGGAACCAGAACCGTCGCCAGCCGCTGCGCCAACCGCCGATGGTGGCTGCCCTCCCAGTAGAGCCGGCCGCAGCCCGGGCACCGCAGGAATCGACGGTATGCATCGCGGCTTCGCGGAGGAACGCGCTCGGCCACGCTGGCGGCAGTCGCTGGTTCGAGCAGCCGATTGCACCGCGAGCATCGCGTGAACGGGCGGGCCAGGCGGCGAAGGTCGAAGCGCTCGATGACGTCGGCGAACTGCCCAATCGGATCGGCCTTGCGGACGTAGAATCCGTGCGTCACAGCGGCCCGTTTGAGCAGCTCCCGATCGCGGGTGAGCAGAATGCGACGCTCCACGGCGGATATCTCCGCGAGTTCCCTGTCGTCGAAGTCGTTTCGGTACAGGGAATCGAATCCTGCGAAGCGCAACAGCGCGGCCAGGCGGCCGAGATGGGCGTCGAGCACGAAGGCCGGCTCCCGGAGGGGTTCGGGCCGCACGCGTGTCACGGCGGCGATGTCGAGCGCCTCGAAGACCGGATACACCGCGACCCGGTCGCCGTCGTGCAGCAGCCGCTCAAAACCGCAGGACTCGCCATTGACCAGAAGGAGATCTACCTCCGTGTGCGGCACGCCCAGGCCCTCGACCAGGTCCTTGACGGCGACCTGGCCGTCCCACGAGTGCTCGAACGCGATCTGGCGTCGTTCGCGAGGCAGGAAGTCGTTCAGCTCGGCGTAGAACCGCAGCGTCGCATGCACGGCAGATTGAGTCTAGCACCCGGCGGAGTACAAAGCCGATGCCGCCAGGAACCGATAAACGATCCAAGAGACCGAATCGAGGGCAGCCGAGTTGTGTTCGCCTTGTGTTCGCCGCCTGCAATTTCCGGCTTGGGAATACCTTCGTTCCCGTGATAAAGTCTCGGTTCTGTATCAAAGCTGCTTCTGGCGTCCTTCAGGGGCTGGCGCCGCAGGACGTCCATTTCTGATATCACTCGAGGAGGCAGCAGCCAGGTGACCTCAAGACGCTATACCATCGTGATCGCCGATCGGACGACGGGTGTTGTGCGTCGTTTCACGATGAGCCTGCGGCCCACGGTGATCGTGGTCGCGATGTTGTTCAGCCTTCCGGTGCTCGTTGGCCTCGGCGCACGGTGGAGTGCGCTGGCCGAGGTTAGTGGGTTGCGGGCGTCGGCGGCCACGCTCCGCCTCGAGAACGACAGCTACCGCGCGGCCACCAAGGAACTGACCGATCAGATTGAGAGCGTGCAGGCGGCCGTCACCGACCTCAGTGTGCACGCGCCCCTGGACTCGGACTCCGCCAGGGCACTGGCGAAACTGCCGGGCATCGTCCGATCCCGTGCGATGGGCGGTGCGAACCCCGATACGCCGGTCTCCCGGTCGGTGCTCTCCCCCGCGTTCGCGTCTCCGGAAGATACCTTCGGCGTCCTGCGCGAACTGCTGGGCCGTCTCGGAAGCCGCCTCCAGATCGTCCGCGGTGACGTCGAGAAGCGCACGGCGCTCGTGAACGCGACGCCCTCGATTTGGCCGGCCCACGGCGCGCTGTCGGCGACGTTCGGTGAACGCGAAGACCCGTTCAACGGCGGCCTGGCCGTGCACACCGGCATCGACATCTCGACCGACAAGGGGCAGCCGGTGTACGCCACAGCCGATGGCACGCTGGCATCCGAGGGGTGGAGCGGCGACTACGGCAACATGATCGTCATCGACCACGGCTTCGGCCTGGTGACGCGGTACGCGCACCTGTCCGGCTTTGCCGCCAAGCCTGGTGCTCACGTCGATCGCGGCGAGGTGATTGGCTACGTCGGCGCGACCGGCCGTGCGACCGGCCCGCACCTGCACTACGAGTTGTTGGTCAACGGACAGCTCACCAATCCCCTGCGCCTGCTGACCAGCGCGCACCGTCCGTGATCCGGACGCGCCAGCCCGTTGGATTTGGGCGTCCATCGATGGCGCCCGTTTCCTTCCCTTGACGACACCCGCAGCCGTTTCCTACAATCGGTCGATACCTCCGTTGTCATGGCATCTCTCCTCACATGCTTGGTGCTCTCCTCGCTAAAGTCATCGGAACCCAGAACGAACGCGAGCTGAAGCGGATTGCTCCGCTCATCGCCGCGGTCAACCGCTTCGAGGACTCAATCCGGCCGCTCACCGACGACGAACTGCGGGGCAAGACCGTGGAGTTCCGCGAACGGTTGTCGAAGGGTGAAACGCTCGACGACCTGCTGCCGGAGGCGTTTGCCGTCGTCCGCGAGGCCGGCTGGCGCACGCTGAACATGCGTCACTTCGACGTCCAGCTCATCGGGGGCGTCGTGCTTCACCAGGGCCGGATTGCCGAGATGAAGACCGGCGAGGGCAAGACGCTCGTCGCCACGCTGCCCGCATACCTGAACGCGCTTGCAGGCAAGGGCGTGCACGTCGTCACGGTCAACGACTACCTGGCTCGACGCGACTCGGAGTGGATGGGGCGCGTCTACCGGTTCCTCGGACTGACCGTTGGCGTGATCCAGCACGAACTGACCGACGCCGAGCGGCAGGTGGCATACGGCTGCGACATCACCTACGGCACGAACAACGAGTTCGGCTTCGACTACCTCCGCGACAACATGAAGTTCGAGCTCGCGCACTACGTCCAGCGCGGGCACCACTTCGCCATCGTGGACGAGGTGGACAGCATCCTCATCGACGAGGCGCGGACACCGCTCATCATCTCCGGGCCCGCCGAGGAATCGACGGAACTGTACTACGAGGTCGATCGCATCATCCCGCGCCTGAAGGCCGGTGCCGTCACGCGGGGCGACACCAAGGCCGAAGATCGCGAAGCGCTCGAGACGACCGGCGACTACCTCGTCGACGAGAAGCACAAGACGGTGACGCTCACCGAGAGCGGGATGGCCAAGGCCGAGCAGATGCTCGGCGGCCGCCTGCAGCCGGGCGGGTTGTACGACCCCGCCAACATGCCGCTCCTCCACCACACCAACCAGGCGCTGCGCGCGCACACGCTCTTCAAGCGCGACGTGGACTACATGGTCAAGGACGGCCAGGTCGTCATCGTGGACGAGTTCACGGGCCGGTTGATGGAAGGCCGGCGCTGGAGCGACGGCCTGCACCAGGCGGTGGAAGCCAAGGAGAAGGTGAAGATCGAGCGTGAGAACCAGACGCTCGCCACCATCACGTTCCAGAACTACTTCCGCAAGTACAAGAAGCTGTCCGGCATGACCGGAACGGCGGAGACCGAAGCCGAGGAATTCGGCAAGATCTACAACCTCGACGTGATGGTCATCCCGCCGAACCGGCCCCTGCTGCGGCGGGAGGACCCGGACCTCATCTACCGCACCGAGGGCGAGAAGTACGACGCCATCGTCCACGACGTCATCGAGAAGCAGGCCGCCGGCCGGCCGGTTCTGGTTGGGACGATCTCGATCGAGAAGTCGGAACACCTCTCGACGATGCTCCGCCGGCGCGGTATCAAGCACGTCGTGCTGAACGCCAAGTATCACGCACAGGAAGCAGAGATTGTCGCGCAGGCGGGCCGCAAGGCCACCGTGACGATTGCCACGAACATGGCCGGCCGCGGCACCGACATTCTGCTCGGTGGCAACCCGGAGTTCATGGCGCGCCAGCAGTGCCTGGCCGACGAACTGGCGGACAAGCTGCCGAAAGGGCAGGAGCGGTTCGTAGACGACGAAGAAAACGTCTACTTCTACCACATCGAGTATTTCTACCGCGTCGGCCGGAAGGACTGGGAGCGGATCTCCGGTCACTTCAAACGACAGACGGATGCGGAACACGAGGAGGTCGTCCGATTCGGCGGCCTGCACATCGTCGGCACCGAGCGCCATGAGGCGCGCCGCATCGACAATCAGCTCCGCGGCCGCGCGGGCCGGCAGGGCGATCCCGGTTCGTCCCAGTTCTACCTGTCACTCCAGGACGACCTGATGCGGATCTTCGGGTCCGACCGGATCTCGGGCCTGATGCAGCGGCTGGGAATGGAAGAGGGCGTCCCGATCGAGCACAAGATGGTCACGCGCGCGATCGAGCGTGCCCAGAAACAGGTCGAGGCGCAGAACTTCTCCGTCCGCAAGCATCTCCTCGAGTACGACGACGTGATGAACAAGCAGCGGGAGAACATCTACTCGCTGCGCCGTGAGATTCTCGAAGGCCTGATCCGCACGGAGGCCGAGCCGGTCAATACGCGCGACTACCTGAAGGTACTTGCGGAGGATCTGGTCGATTCCACGGTCGACACGTTCTGCAGCAAACAGATCGATCCAGCCGATTGGGATCTCGAGGCGATGAAGCTCGAGCTGACCCGGCTGTTCGCCCTCGACAGCGGCGACTTCGCGATTGTCGGCTTCGACGCCGGCAAGCCGGTGGACGATCTGCGCGACGGCCTCTGGGAGCGCGTGAAGAAGCGCTACGCCGACAAGGAGCAACTCGTCGAATCGGATATCCTGCGCCGCGTCGAGCGCGACATCATGCTCCAGATCGTGGACGTGCAGTGGAAGGACCACCTCTACAGCCTGGACCATCTGAAGGAAGGCATCGGCCTGCGCGGCTACGGCCAGCGCGATCCGCTCGTCGAGTACAAGAAAGAAAGCTACGCGTTGTACCAGGACATGAAGGACCGGGTCGACGAGGAGATGGTCCGGTACCTCTGGTGGCTGCGGCCCGTTGCCTCCGAAGAGGCGTTGCCCGTGCGGCGGCCGTCGCGGCGGTCGGCCCCGGTGACGCTCAGCGCCGGCGGTGACGCGGCGTCGGTCTTCGGCTCATCCCCGGCAGGTGCATCGGGGAGAACCCCGGAACGCACGGGCGGCGACGACGTGATCAAGACCGTTCGACGGGAGGAGCCGAAGGTCGGACGCAACGATCCGTGTCCGTGCGGCAGCGGAAAGAAGTACAAGAAGTGCCACGGCGCGGGTGCGTAGGCGCAGAGGGACACATGGAGCTGAAGACAGCGACCCCATTGATGCTGCAGGTCGGAACTCAACTGGCGACCGCGCTCACCTTCGACGACGTGCTCCTCGTGCCGCGCCATTCCCAGGTGCTGCCGACAGCCGTGGACGTCATGACCCGGCTGACGCGGAACATCCGCCTGAATGTCCCCTTGATCAGCGCGGCCATGGACACGGTCAC of Vicinamibacterales bacterium contains these proteins:
- a CDS encoding LysM peptidoglycan-binding domain-containing protein produces the protein MVLRDARPVFAVAVLATTIAGCSTRSHARLPVVAPPPVVAQRAQPTPPLAAPADPIATLIQSSQRHFEAGQQELSIGHLDRAKQEFNQAVDVLLQSPYGARYDARLREHFDRLVDRISAYEVVALAEGDGFTEKRYEPAPIDTLLDLSTTPPSSPSDALKQAVASDLRSTTHDIAIPLNARVLEYIELFQGRLREWFGTGLRRGARYLPMIQQVFRAEGLPLDLAYVPLIESAFNPNAVSRAKAKGVWQFMAGTALEHGLKRDWYVDERSDPEKATRAAARYLETLATLFDGDWHLALASYNGGPGLVQRAVKRTGLVDFWSLSQMPKALPRETREYVPMILAAVVIARNPAQYGFDLVPSAPVEYDKVKVPRPVDLRRIAEWAGVNVSDIQELNPELRRWTTPVRYPDYEVKVPRGTAGTVEERLAELAPTDLAALKRYTVKKGETLVSIANKLRVSRVDLADANYLSTKARVSPGQNLIIPVEPTLLLAGRPDRPAPLAESRPAASSERLVLQTPSGDLSERVRLVYRVKSGDTLYSVARVYQTSVASLKQWNSLRDDRLVPGARLTIFASRGYQAQHH
- a CDS encoding YifB family Mg chelatase-like AAA ATPase, coding for MLACLRTAAVFGVDAYPVHVEVDVTFGLPSFTMVGLPDPSVRESRDRVRSAIRNSGFEFPPHRITVNLAPADVRKAGSSFDLPIALGVLAASGVVERRRVDDIVLLGELSLDGGIQATRGVLPIAAAARREGLSAILLPSGNAQEAAIVQPLQVMPVDSLAQAVEALNAPAAWPGPPSTVSNAPEARADAVDFAEVRGQALARRALEVAAAGGHNVLLIGPPGAGKTMMARRVPGILPPLSFDEAIESTSIHSVCGLLPPGAGLLIERPFRAPHHTISDIALVGGGSLPRPGEISLAHNGVLFLDELPEFDRRVLEVLRQPLEEGRIAVARAARTAVFPARFMLIAAMNPCPCGFLGDQTRVCRCTPNEIQRYRSRLSGPLLDRLDLVVEVPAVPATALGEEAGAELSAAIRARVLDARARQEARNLVAGVRVNAALQGRWVLRQCRPEPAARRLIERAVQHLGLSARGYTRVLKVARTIADLAGADTVAAQHVGEALQYRTQEPDGQGRPSSR
- a CDS encoding PadR family transcriptional regulator translates to MTIGVPESKKSDVLQGTLDLMVLKTLEALGPLHGYGLARRLEQLSRDVLRLNEGTVYTSLLRLQQQGWIASAWGVSENNRKARFYSITRRGRKQLVTETENWERISGVITRLLQLAPGGDF
- a CDS encoding ABC transporter permease, yielding MRGLFEGGQADREFDQEVEAHIGLLAERFVREGMTPDEGRHAAVRQFGNVTFLKETRAELRSFAPLQALGQDLRYGARLLRRSPGWTVVAVMTLAIGIAANATIFSLVQAVLLEPLPYPDSDRLVVPCTVFKRLGTDRGSVAYADIMDWRAERGLLDIVAAYNPSRADITEGAEPERVPALRADDVYFRVMGMTPLLGRFFTPEENLPNGPRVMILSHKLWTRRFGADPGVIGRLVEIFGVPTTVVGVARPDGIWPADAELVRPLGTGGQPDADMLRRDNHVYRALARLKPGVTIEQAQAKLTVVAAVIAKRETNRAETSWKLHSMDSYIVGPSARRTLWVLLGAALLVLLIACVNVANLLLARGIAREREIAVRAALGAGRRRIAVQFLAESALLSATGGVAGVVLAYWGLRALILAAPRDIPGIEQAHVDARVLVFSVGLCLATTVLAGLAPALRAARISPARSFHEAGRTVSGTLRGGRLRSVLVVCELALAIVLLTGAALLVRSVGRITTIDPGVSPEDVLTVEITLPTARYANDPQIADAFDRITAAVRRVPGVVTASAASSLPIGGGGFYLGRVFLEEGQPAPPASTDTEAAWSVVQPGYFGAMKIPILEGRAFTSHDAATSAPVIIVSQAMARKMFPNRSPIGQRIRSWRDENLYREIVGVAGDVRYYSLAGDVPHNVYVPHTQNSWNGLSLVIRTRVDPLSALASVRSAVWSVDKKLALANVQTMQQIMDKDMAEPRLSMFLLVLFGLTALALSAIGVYGIVAYAVTERTREIGIRMALGAARLQVVAMLVWRALRLAAAGLLFGLAAALALTRTIESLLFEVKATDPAAFGAAAMLLVGIAVTAACIPAYRASRVDPVATLRSE
- a CDS encoding Mut7-C RNAse domain-containing protein, whose protein sequence is MHATLRFYAELNDFLPRERRQIAFEHSWDGQVAVKDLVEGLGVPHTEVDLLLVNGESCGFERLLHDGDRVAVYPVFEALDIAAVTRVRPEPLREPAFVLDAHLGRLAALLRFAGFDSLYRNDFDDRELAEISAVERRILLTRDRELLKRAAVTHGFYVRKADPIGQFADVIERFDLRRLARPFTRCSRCNRLLEPATAASVAERVPPRSRDAYRRFLRCPGCGRLYWEGSHHRRLAQRLATVLVPQSG
- a CDS encoding M23 family metallopeptidase, producing MTSRRYTIVIADRTTGVVRRFTMSLRPTVIVVAMLFSLPVLVGLGARWSALAEVSGLRASAATLRLENDSYRAATKELTDQIESVQAAVTDLSVHAPLDSDSARALAKLPGIVRSRAMGGANPDTPVSRSVLSPAFASPEDTFGVLRELLGRLGSRLQIVRGDVEKRTALVNATPSIWPAHGALSATFGEREDPFNGGLAVHTGIDISTDKGQPVYATADGTLASEGWSGDYGNMIVIDHGFGLVTRYAHLSGFAAKPGAHVDRGEVIGYVGATGRATGPHLHYELLVNGQLTNPLRLLTSAHRP